In a genomic window of Pangasianodon hypophthalmus isolate fPanHyp1 chromosome 19, fPanHyp1.pri, whole genome shotgun sequence:
- the LOC128321744 gene encoding histone H3: MARTKQTARKSTGGKAPRKQLATKAARKSAPATGGVKKPHRYRPGTVALREIRRYQKSTELLIRKLPFQRLVREIAQDFKTDLRFQSSAVMALQEASEAYLVGLFEDTNLCAIHAKRVTIMPKDIQLARRIRGERA, translated from the coding sequence ATGGCAAGAACCAAGCAGACCGCCCGTAAGTCCACCGGTGGCAAGGCGCCCAGGAAGCAGCTCGCCACTAAGGCCGCCCGCAAGAGCGCCCCGGCCACCGGCGGCGTGAAGAAGCCTCACCGTTACAGGCCGGGCACCGTGGCTCTGAGAGAGATCCGCCGTTATCAGAAGTCTACTGAGCTGCTCATCCGCAAGCTGCCCTTCCAGCGCCTGGTGAGAGAAATCGCTCAGGACTTCAAGACTGATCTGCGTTTCCAGAGCTCGGCCGTCATGGCCCTGCAGGAGGCGAGCGAGGCGTACCTGGTCGGCCTGTTCGAGGACACCAACCTGTGCGCCATCCACGCCAAGAGAGTGACCATCATGCCCAAGGATATTCAGCTGGCCCGCCGTATTCGCGGAGAGCGCGCTTAA
- the LOC128321749 gene encoding histone H2B-like encodes MPDPAKAAPKKGSKKAVTKTAGKGGKKRRKSRKESYAIYVYKVLKQVHPDTGISSKAMGIMNSFVNDIFERIAGESSRLAHYNKRSTITSREIQTAVRLLLPGELAKHAVSEGTKAVTKYTSSK; translated from the coding sequence atgcCCGACCCAGCCAAGGCCGCTCCCAAGAAGGGATCCAAGAAAGCCGTGACCAAGACGGCCGGCAAAGGAGGCAAGAAGCGCAGAAAGTCCAGGAAGGAGAGCTACGCTATCTACGTGTATAAAGTCCTGAAGCAGGTGCACCCCGACACCGGCATCTCTTCTAAGGCGATGGGTATCATGAACTCGTTCGTGAACGACATCTTCGAGCGTATCGCCGGTGAGTCCTCTCGTCTGGCTCATTACAACAAGCGCTCCACCATCACCTCCAGGGAGATCCAGACCGCCGTGCGCCTGTTGCTTCCCGGCGAGCTGGCCAAGCACGCCGTGTCCGAGGGCACCAAGGCCGTCACCAAGTACACCAGCTCCAAGTAA
- the LOC128321777 gene encoding histone H1-like encodes MSAFKTSPPAAGREVPVLHSATAIDSFILLSSAHTDMAEVAPAPAAAPAKAPKKKAASRTKKAGPSVGELIVKAVSSSKERSGVSLAALKKALAAGGYDVEKNNSRVKLAVKSLVTKGTLVQTKGTGASGSFKLNKKQTEAKKPAKKAAPKPKKAAAKKPAAAKKPKKVAAKKPAAAAKKSPKKAKKPAAAAKKATKSPKKAKKPATPKKAAKSPKKAKAVKPKTAKPKAAKAKKAAPKKK; translated from the coding sequence ATGTCTGCTTTTAAGACCAGCCCCCCGGCCGCGGGGAGGGAGGTTCCTGTGTTACACAGCGCCACAGCGATTGACTCCTTTATTCTACTTAgctccgcacacacagacatggcagAAGTCGCTCCCGCGCCCGCCGCCGCGCCGGCCAAAGCGCCCAAGAAGAAAGCAGCTTCGAGGACCAAGAAAGCGGGCCCCAGCGTCGGCGAGCTCATCGTCAAGGCGGTTTCCTCGTCCAAGGAGAGGAGCGGCGTGTCGCTCGCCGCTTTGAAGAAGGCTTTGGCTGCCGGCGGATACGATGTGGAGAAGAACAACTCCCGCGTCAAGCTCGCCGTCAAGAGCCTCGTGACAAAGGGCACTCTGGTGCAGACCAAAGGGACCGGCGCGTCTGGCTCTTTCAAGCTGAACAAGAAGCAGACCGAAGCCAAGAAGCCCGCAAAGAAAGCCGCGCCCAAACCCAAGAAGGCGGCCGCCAAGAAGCccgccgcggctaagaagcccaagAAGGTAGCGGCCAAGAaacccgccgccgccgccaagaaGTCTCCTAAGAAGGCGAAGAagcccgccgccgccgccaagaaAGCCACCAAGAGCCCCAAGAAGGCGAAGAAGCCGGCGACCCCTAAGAAGGCAGCCAAGAGCCCCAAGAAGGCAAAGGCTGTGAAGCCCAAGACAGCAAAGCCCAAAGCGGCAAAGGCGAAAAAGGCAGCccccaaaaagaaataa
- the LOC128321755 gene encoding LOW QUALITY PROTEIN: uncharacterized protein LOC128321755 (The sequence of the model RefSeq protein was modified relative to this genomic sequence to represent the inferred CDS: substituted 1 base at 1 genomic stop codon): protein MSGRGKTGGKARAKAKTRSSRAGLQFPVGRVHRLLRKGNYAERVGAGAPVYLAAVLEYLTAEILELAGNAARDNKKTRIIPRHLQLAVRNDEELNKLLGGVTIAQGGVLPNIQAVLLPKKTEKTVKTKXTRPLLRLIITMSGRGKTGGKARAKAKTRSSRAGLQFPVGRVHRLLRKGNYAERVGAGAPVYLAAVLEYLTAEILELAGNAARDNKKTRIIPRHLQLAVRNDEELNKLLGGVTIAQGGVLPNIQAVLLPKKTEKTVKTK, encoded by the exons ATGAGCGGAAGAGGCAAGACCGGCGGAAAGGCTAGGGCCAAGGCCAAGACTCGTTCCTCCAGAGCTGGGCTGCAGTTCCCTGTGGGCCGTGTGCACAGGCTCCTACGTAAAGGCAACTACGCCGAGCGCGTCGGTGCCGGCGCTCCGGTCTACCTGGCCGCCGTGCTGGAGTATCTGACTGCTGAGATCCTGGAGTTGGCCGGCAACGCCGCCCGTGACAACAAGAAGACCCGTATCATCCCCCGCCACCTGCAGCTCGCCGTGCGTAACGATGAGGAGCTGAACAAACTGCTCGGCGGGGTGACCATCGCTCAGGGTGGTGTGCTGCCTAACATTCAGGCCGTGCTTCTGCCCAAGAAGACCGAGAAGACCGTCAAGACCAAGTAAACGCGCCCACTGCTGC GTCTGATCATAACCATGAGCGGAAGAGGCAAGACCGGCGGAAAGGCTAGGGCCAAGGCCAAGACTCGTTCCTCCAGAGCTGGGCTGCAGTTCCCTGTGGGCCGTGTGCACAGGCTCCTACGTAAAGGCAACTACGCCGAGCGCGTCGGTGCCGGCGCTCCGGTCTACCTGGCCGCCGTGCTGGAGTATCTGACTGCTGAGATCCTGGAGTTGGCCGGCAACGCCGCCCGTGACAACAAGAAGACCCGTATCATCCCCCGCCACCTGCAGCTCGCCGTGCGTAACGATGAGGAGCTGAACAAACTGCTCGGCGGGGTGACCATCGCTCAGGGTGGTGTGCTGCCTAACATTCAGGCCGTGCTTCTGCCCAAGAAGACCGAGAAGACCGTCAAGACCAAGTAA
- the LOC128321752 gene encoding histone H4, with the protein MSGRGKGGKGLGKGGAKRHRKVLRDNIQGITKPAIRRLARRGGVKRISGLIYEETRGVLKVFLENVIRDAVTYTEHAKRKTVTAMDVVYALKRQGRTLYGFGG; encoded by the coding sequence ATGTCTGGCAGAGGCAAGGGCGGAAAGGGGCTCGGCAAAGGAGGCGCCAAGCGTCACCGTAAAGTTCTTCGCGATAACATCCAGGGAATCACCAAGCCGGCTATTCGCCGTCTGGCTCGCCGTGGCGGTGTTAAGCGTATTTCCGGTCTGATCTACGAAGAGACTCGCGGTGTGCTGAAGGTGTTCCTGGAGAACGTGATCCGCGACGCCGTCACCTACACCGAGCATGCCAAGAGGAAGACGGTCACCGCCATGGATGTGGTGTATGCCCTGAAACGCCAGGGACGCACCCTGTACGGCTTCGGCGGTTAA